Proteins encoded in a region of the Panthera tigris isolate Pti1 chromosome B2, P.tigris_Pti1_mat1.1, whole genome shotgun sequence genome:
- the LOC122238689 gene encoding dnaJ homolog subfamily A member 1-like, whose translation MVKETTYYDVLGVKPNATQEELKKAYRKLALKYHPDKNPNEGEKFKQISQAYEVLSDAKKRELYDKGGEQAIKEGGAGGGFGSPMDIFDMFFGGGGRMQRERRGKNVVHQLSVTLEYLYNGATRKLALQKNVICNKCEGRGGNKGAVECCPNCRGTGMQIRIHQIGPGMVQQIQSVCMECQGHGERISPKDRCKSCNGRKIVREKKILEVHIAKGMKDGQKITFHGEGDQEPGREPGDIIIVLDQKDHAVFTRRGEDLFMCMDIQLFEALCSFQKPISTLDDRTIVVTSHPGQIVKHGDIKCVLNEGMPIYRRPYEKGRLIIEFKINFPENGFLSPDKLSLLEKLLPERKEVEETDEVDQVELVDFDPNQERRRHYNGEAYEDDEHHPREGVQCQTS comes from the coding sequence ATGGTGAAAGAAACTACTTACTATGATGTTTTGGGGGTCAAACCCAATGCCACCCAGGAAGAATTGAAAAAGGCTTACAGGAAATTGGCTTTGAAGTACCACCCTGACAAGAATCCAAATGAAGGAGAGAAGTTTAAACAGATTTCTCAAGCTTATGAAGTGCTCTCTGATGCGAAGAAAAGGGAATTATATGACAAAGGAGGAGaacaggcaattaaagaaggTGGAGCAGGTGGTGGTTTTGGCTCCCCCATGGACATCTTTGATATGttttttggaggaggaggaaggatgcagagagagaggagaggtaaaAATGTTGTGCATCAGCTCTCTGTAACcttagaatatttatataatggtgCAACAAGAAAACTAGCTCTGCAAAAGAATGTGATTTGCAACAAATGTGAAGGCCGAGGTGGTAACAAAGGAGCAGTAGAATGTTGTCCCAATTGCCGAGGTACTGGAATGCAAATAAGAATTCATCAGATAGGACCTGGAATGGTTCAGCAAATTCAATCTGTGTGCATGGAGTGCCAGGGCCATGGGGAACGGATCAGTCCTAAAGATAGATGTAAAAGCTGCAATGGAAGGAAGATAGTTCGAGAAAAGAAGATTCTAGAAGTTCATATTGCCAAAGGCATGAAAGATGGCCAGAAAATAACATTCCATGGTGAAGGAGACCAAGAACCTGGACGGGAACCAGGAGATATTATCATTGTTTTAGATCAGAAGGACCATGCTGTTTTTACTAGGCGAGgagaggatcttttcatgtgtatggaCATACAGCTGTTTGAAGCACTGTGCAGCTTTCAAAAGCCAATATCTACTCTAGACGACAGAACCATTGTCGTTACCTCTCATCCAGGTCAGATTGTCAAGCATGGAGATATCAAGTGTGTGCTGAATGAAGGCATGCCAATTTATCGTAGACCATATGAAAAGGGTCGCCTAATCATCGAATTTAAGATAAACTTCCCTGAGAATGGCTTTCTCTCTCCTGATAAACTGTCTTTGCTGGAAAAGCTCCTACCTGAGAGGAAGGAAGTAGAAGAGACTGATGAAGTGGACCAGGTAGAACTGGTGGACTTTGATCCAAATCAGGAAAGAAGGCGCCATTACAATGGAGAAGCATATGAGGATGATGAACATCACCCTAGGGAAGGTGTTCAGTGTCAGACCTCTTAA